One window of the Trifolium pratense cultivar HEN17-A07 linkage group LG2, ARS_RC_1.1, whole genome shotgun sequence genome contains the following:
- the LOC123910877 gene encoding BAG family molecular chaperone regulator 2-like, with protein sequence MMKLKSKRFCRSISKLGIGNKVATSTINDPKDCGEIKWELRPGGMLVQKRENNKSVGEIITIRVSTVSKWHDISIEETSTFGELKMVLSLVTNLEPREQRLLYRGKERDDNEFLHMIGVRDKDKVLLLEDPAIKEMKLLGLARGQSINNPCPTIRV encoded by the exons atgatgaagttGAAGTCAAAGAGGTTTTGTAGAAGCATTTCAAAGCTTGGTATTGGAAACAAAGTAGCAACTTCCACAATTAATGATCCAAAGGATTGTGGTGAAATCAAATGGGAACTTAGGCCTGGTGGCATGCTTGTACAAAAAAGAGAGAACAACAAAAGTGTTGGGGAAATTATCACAATTAGAGTCTCAACTGTCTCAAAGTGGCATGATATTTCTATTGAGGAAACTTCAACTTTTG GAGAATTGAAAATGGTTTTGTCACTTGTAACAAATCTTGAGCCAAGAGAACAGAGGCTTCTCTATAGAGGTAAAGAGAGAGATGACAATGAATTTCTTCACATGATTGGTGTTAGAGACAAAGACAAGGTTCTACTGCTAGAAGATCCAGCTATCAAGGAAATGAAGCTACTTGGTTTGGCAAGAGGACAATCTATTAACAATCCTTGTCCTACAATCCGTGTATAA